One genomic segment of Mesotoga infera includes these proteins:
- the rfbA gene encoding glucose-1-phosphate thymidylyltransferase: YPLSVLLLADIREILVISTPYDLPLFEKLLGDGSILGVSFSYAAQEIPRGLADAFLIGEEFISSDNVAMILGDNIFYGQGLSGILKRASSIDEGALILGYHVKDPGAYGVVEIDEAGNAVSIEEKPKNPKSHYAVPGLYFYDNHVVEIAKNLTPSARGELEITDVNIQYMKSGRLKVETLGRGFAWLDTGTHESLLEAASFVETVQKRQGLYVACIEEIAFRKGFIDRKQLDLVAKSYNNSSYGRYLMDLLENES, from the coding sequence ATTACCCGCTCTCGGTTTTATTGCTTGCTGACATACGGGAGATACTTGTAATTTCAACTCCTTACGATCTTCCGCTCTTTGAAAAGCTTCTCGGCGATGGTTCCATACTGGGAGTCTCCTTCTCCTACGCAGCACAAGAGATTCCCCGAGGGCTTGCCGATGCTTTTCTTATTGGGGAGGAATTCATATCATCGGACAATGTCGCCATGATACTTGGTGACAATATCTTCTACGGCCAGGGACTGTCGGGCATTCTTAAGAGGGCTTCATCAATCGATGAAGGGGCCTTGATCCTCGGTTATCATGTGAAGGATCCAGGAGCTTACGGAGTGGTTGAGATCGACGAAGCGGGAAATGCAGTTTCTATTGAAGAAAAGCCGAAGAACCCAAAATCCCATTACGCGGTGCCCGGTCTCTATTTCTATGATAATCATGTCGTGGAAATAGCAAAGAACCTCACTCCTTCTGCTAGAGGAGAGCTGGAAATTACTGATGTCAATATTCAGTACATGAAATCCGGCAGACTCAAGGTCGAGACACTTGGAAGAGGTTTTGCCTGGTTAGATACCGGAACACACGAGAGCCTTCTTGAAGCTGCAAGCTTTGTGGAGACAGTTCAGAAGCGTCAGGGTCTCTATGTAGCATGTATAGAGGAAATTGCTTTCAGAAAGGGCTTCATTGATAGAAAGCAGCTCGATCTTGTTGCGAAATCATACAATAATTCCAGTTACGGACGATATCTTATGGATCTGCTGGAGAATGAATCTTGA